The following coding sequences are from one Salvia hispanica cultivar TCC Black 2014 chromosome 3, UniMelb_Shisp_WGS_1.0, whole genome shotgun sequence window:
- the LOC125213838 gene encoding acetyl-coenzyme A carboxylase carboxyl transferase subunit beta, chloroplastic-like, which translates to MERCWFNSTVFKKELQRGYGIKKLMDNLSPFENTSESEDLNPKGRAKNIHSWRGRGNSSYSDVGRLFGIKDIRNFISDETFLVRDSNGDSYSIYFDIENQIFEIDSNHSFLNELQSYFSSYRNMYDTQSSWNNHITGCIDAYLQSRICIDTPILSDLQSRICIDTPILSDSSDGYISRCVFNKRKTSSQGRGSSILTRAKSSDLTLRERSSDLAATQKYRHLWLQCENCYALNYKKLLKSQMNVCEQCGYHLKISSSERIEVSIDPGTWEPMDEDMISVDPIGFHSEEARYKDRIDSYQRKTGLTEAIQTGIGQLNGIPVAIGVMDFQFMGGSMGCVVGEKITRLIEYATNQFRPLIIVCASGGARMQEGSLSLMQMAKISSALYDYQSNKKLLYVSILTSPTTGGVTASFGMLGDIIIAEPNSYIAFAGKRVIEQTLNKTVPEGSQAAEYLFQKGLFDLIVPRNLLKSVLSELFKLHAFFPLNL; encoded by the coding sequence ATGGAAAGGTGTTGGTTTAATTCGACGGTGTTTAAGAAGGAGTTACAACGTGGGTATGGGATAAAGAAATTAATGGACAATCTTAGTCCTTTTGAAAATACCAGTGAAAGTGAAGATCTGAATCCAAAAGGTAGGGCTAAAAACATTCATAGTTGGAGGGGTCGTGGAAATTCTAGTTACAGTGATGTTGGTCGTTTATTTGGCATCAAAGACATTCGGAATTTCATCTCTGATGAGACTTTTTTAGTTAGGGATAGTAATGGAGATAGTTATTCTATCTATtttgatatagaaaatcaGATTTTTGAGATTGACAGCAATCATTCTTTTCTGAATGAACTACAAAGTTATTTTTCTAGTTATCGCAACATGTATGATACTCAATCTAGTTGGAATAATCACATTACTGGTTGCATTGACGCTTATCTTCAGTCTCGAATCTGTATTGATACGCCCATTCTAAGTGATCTTCAGTCTCGAATCTGTATTGATACGCCCATTCTAAGTGATAGTAGTGACGGTTACATTTCTAGGTGCGTTTTTAATAAACGTAAAACTTCTAGTCAAGGCCGGGGGTCCAGTATACTAACCCGTGCTAAGAGTAGTGATTTAACTCTAAGAGAAAGGTCTAGTGATCTCGCTGCAACTCAAAAATACAGGCATTTGTGGCTTCAATGCGAAAATTGTTATGcattaaattataagaaacttttgaaatcaCAAATGAATGTTTGTGAACAGTGTGGATACCATTTGAAAATTAGTAGTTCAGAAAGAATCGAAGTTTCGATTGATCCCGGGACTTGGGAACCTATGGATGAAGACATGATCTCCGTGGATCCCATTGGATTTCATTCGGAGGAGGCGCGTTATAAAGATCGGATTGATTCTTATCAAAGAAAGACAGGATTAACTGAGGCTATTCAAACAGGCATAGGTCAACTAAATGGTATTCCCGTAGCAATTGGGGTTATGGATTTTCAGTTTATGGGGGGTAGTATGGGATGCGTAGTCGGGGAGAAAATAACCCGTTTGATTGAGTACGCTACCAATCAATTTCGACCTCTTATTATAGTGTGCGCTTCGGGGGGAGCGCGCATGCAAGAAGGGAGTTTGAGCCTGATGCAAATGGCTAAAATATCGTCTGCTTTATATGAttatcaatcaaataaaaagttattGTATGTATCAATCCTTACATCTCCTACTACTGGTGGGGTAACAGCCAGTTTTGGTATGTTGGGAGATATTATTATTGCCGAACCAAATTCCTACATTGCATTTGCGGGTAAAAGAGTAATTGAACAAACATTGAATAAAACAGTACCCGAAGGTTCACAAGCGGCTGAATATTTATTCCAGAAGGGCTTATTTGACCTAATCGTACCGCGTAATCTTTTGAAAAGTGTTCTGAGTGAGTTATTTAAGCTCCACGCCTTCTTTCCTTTGAATTTGTAG
- the LOC125213839 gene encoding ribulose bisphosphate carboxylase large chain — protein sequence MSCREGFMSPQTETKAGVGFKAGVKEYKLTYYTPEYETKDTDILAAFRVTPQPGVPPEEAGAAVAAESSTGTWTTVWTDGLTSLDRYKGRCYHIEPVPGEKDQYICYVAYPLDLFEEGSVTNMFTSIVGNVFGFKALRALRLEDLRIPVAYVKTFQGPPHGIQAERDKLNKYGRPLLGCTIKPKLGLSAKNYGRAVYECLRGGLDFTKDDENVNSQPFMRWRDRFLFCAEAIYKSQAETGEIKGHYLNATAGTCEEMMKRAIFARELGVPIVMHDYLTGGFTANTSLAHYCRDNGLLLHIHRAMHAVIDRQKNHGMHFRVLAKALRLSGGDHVHSGTVVGKLEGERDITLGFVDLLRDDFVEKDRSRGIYFTQDWVSLPGVIPVASGGIHVWHMPALTEIFGDDSVLQFGGGTLGHPWGNAPGAVANRVAVEACVLARNEGRDLAAEGNAIIREACKWSPELAAACEVWKEIKFEFKAVDTLDK from the coding sequence ATGAGTTGTAGGGAGGGATTTATGTCACCACAAACAGAGACTAAAGCAGGTGTTGGATTCAAAGCGGGTGTTAAAGAGTACAAATTGACTTATTATACTCCTGAATACGAAACCAAAGATACTGATATCTTGGCAGCATTCCGAGTAACTCCTCAACCTGGAGTTCCGCCTGAAGAAGCAGGGGCCGCGGTAGCTGCCGAATCTTCTACTGGTACATGGACAACTGTGTGGACCGATGGACTTACCAGTCTTGATCGTTACAAAGGGCGATGCTACCACATTGAGCCCGTTCCTGGAGAAAAAGATCAATATATCTGTTATGTAGCTTACCCTTTAGACCTTTTTGAAGAAGGGTCTGTTACTAACATGTTTACTTCCATTGTAGGAAATGTATTTGGATTCAAAGCTCTACGTGCTCTACGTCTGGAAGATCTGCGAATTCCTGTTGCTTATGTTAAAACTTTCCAAGGCCCGCCTCATGGGATCCAAGCTGAGAGAGATAAATTGAACAAGTACGGTCGTCCTCTGCTGGGATGTACTATTAAACCTAAATTGGGGTTATCTGCTAAAAACTATGGTAGAGCGGTTTATGAATGTCTTCGCGGTGGACTTGATTTTACCAAAGATGATGAGAACGTGAACTCCCAGCCATTTATGCGTTGGAGAGACCGCTTCTTATTTTGTGCCGAAGCAATTTATAAATCACAGGCTGAAACAGGTGAAATCAAAGGGCATTACTTGAATGCTACTGCGGGTACATGCGAAGAGATGATGAAAAGAGCTATATTTGCTAGAGAATTGGGAGTTCCTATCGTAATGCACGACTACTTAACAGGAGGATTCACTGCAAATACCAGTTTGGCTCATTATTGCCGAGATAATGGCTTACTTCTTCACATTCACCGTGCAATGCATGCAGTTATTGATAGACAGAAGAATCACGGTATGCACTTCCGTGTACTAGCTAAAGCGTTACGTCTGTCCGGTGGAGATCATGTTCACTCTGGTACCGTAGTAGGTAAACTTGAAGGAGAGAGAGACATTACTTTAGGCTTTGTTGATTTACTACgtgatgattttgttgaaaaagatAGAAGCCGCGGTATTTATTTCACTCAAGATTGGGTCTCCCTGCCAGGTGTTATTCCCGTGGCTTCAGGGGGTATTCACGTTTGGCATATGCCTGCTCTGACCGAGATCTTTGGAGACGATTCTGTACTACAGTTCGGTGGAGGAACTTTAGGACACCCTTGGGGTAATGCGCCAGGTGCTGTAGCTAACCGAGTAGCTGTAGAAGCGTGTGTACTAGCTCGTAATGAAGGACGTGATCTTGCTGCTGAGGGTAATGCAATTATCCGTGAAGCTTGCAAATGGAGTCCTGAACTAGCTGCCGCTTgtgaggtatggaaagaaatcaaatttgagTTTAAAGCAGTGGATACTttggataaataa
- the LOC125210546 gene encoding ATP synthase subunit beta, chloroplastic-like — protein sequence MRMNPTTSGSGVSTLEKKNLGRIIQIIGPVLDAAFPPGQMPNIYNALVVKGRDTVGQPINVTCEVQQLLGNNRVRAVAMSATDGLMRGMEVIDTGAPLSVPVGGATLGRIFNVLGEPVDNLGPVDTRTTFPIHRSAPAFIQLDTKLSIFETGIKVVDLLAPYRRGGKIGLFGGAGVGKTVLIMELINNIAKAHGGVSVFGGVGERTREGNDLYMEMKESGVINEENIAESKVALVYGQMNEQKWRAI from the exons atgagAATGAATCCTACTACTTCTGGTTCTGGGGTTTCCAcgcttgaaaaaaaaaacctggGGCGTATTATCCAAATCATTGGTCCGGTACTAGATGCGGCCTTTCCGCCAGGCCAGATGCCTAATATTTATAACGCTCTGGTAGTTAAAGGCCGAGATACTGTTGGTCAACCAATTAATGTGACTTGTGAGGTACAGCAATTATTAGGAAATAATCGAGTTAGAGCTGTAGCTATGAGTGCTACAGATGGTCTGATGAGAGGAATGGAAGTGATTGATACGGGAGCTCCTCTAAGTGTTCCAGTCGGTGGAGCGACTCTAGGACGCATTTTTAATGTGCTTGGAGAGCCTGTTGATAATTTAGGTCCTGTAGATACTCGTACAACATTTCCTATTCATCGATCTGCGCCTGCCTTTATACAGTTAGATAcaaaattatctatttttgaaaCAGGAATTAAAGTAGTAGATCTTTTAGCACCTTATCGCCGCGGGGGAAAAATCGGACTATTTGGTGGAGCTGGGGTTGGTAAAACGGTACTCATTATGGAATTGATTAACAATATTGCCAAAGCCCATGGGGGGGTATCCGTATTTGGCGGAGTGGGTGAACGTACTCGTGAAGGAAATGATCTTTACATGGAAATGAAAGAATCTGGagtaattaatgaagaaaatattgcAGAATCAAAAGTGGCTTTAGTTTATGGCCAGATGAATGAACAG AAATGGAGAGCAATTTGA
- the LOC125213840 gene encoding ATP synthase epsilon chain, chloroplastic, whose amino-acid sequence MTLNLCVLTPNRIVWDSEVKEIILSTNSGQIGVLPNHAPIATAVDIGILRIRLKDQWLTMALMGGFARIGNNEITVLVNDAEKGSDIDPQEAQETLKIAEASLRKAEGKRQIIEANLALRRARTRVEAVSAIS is encoded by the coding sequence ATGACTTTAAATCTTTGTGTACTGACCCCTAATCGAATTGTTTGGGATTCAGAAGTGAAAGAAATCATTTTATCTACAAATAGTGGTCAAATTGGCGTATTACCAAATCATGCTCCTATTGCTACAGCTGTAGATATAGGGATTTTGAGAATACGCCTTAAGGACCAATGGTTAACGATGGCTCTGATGGGCGGTTTTGCTAGAATAGGCAATAATGAGATCACTGTTTTAGTAAATGATGCGGAAAAGGGTAGTGATATTGATCCACAAGAAGCTCAGGAAACTCTTAAAATAGCAGAAGCTAGTTTGAGAAAAGCTGAAGGAAAGAGACAAATAATTGAGGCAAATCTAGCTCTCCGACGAGCTAGGACAAGAGTCGAGGCTGTCAGTGCAATTTCATAA